ATTGTTTCTAATAttgtcataaattttatcatcaatttatgtaaaaatttacgtTCCCATTCtaacttttctttatattcaggattatcttttttccttataacTTTCCAATATTTCCTCCATTTcggatattttctaaattccaATTCTCTTCGACCTTGTTGTAGAGATATCCACATAGCTAATGACACTAATCGTTTTACTTCTTCTCTAACTAATGATACTTCCATAGAATTAAAACAATGATTCAAGAAAACAATCAATGCTGTTTGttcttttaaatcaaaatccaTTATACTTTCTTCAAGACATGCTTCtaaaactttttgaaaaaaatcagaaaaatattctgaattcttttcaaatgCTTCCCAAACTTGTACAcgttctcgaaatttttcattaaccaTGACAACAATGGACATTGTATGTGCTCGAGTTGCaatttttgcattataatttggccatagaaaattttctagaTACTGACTGAATTCTAACATCATAATTCttcgaatagaaaatttagatgcacatatttcttgaatataaatatcttctacTATTTGAGAATTAAATGGAAGATGTGAATCCATAGTATGTGGTGCCCAATACTTATTTGCTAGctgtaattgtttattaaaataaataaatatataaataaatataaataaatatataaatatataaataaatatatttctttgtaataaaaaaataaaattctaaattataaatacctGAGTTATACGATCAGCATTAATTTGCTCTACCGTAGGAGCAGGATTATTGCTTTTTACTGTTACTTGATTTtccattgattttattattatatcaaatttttaaatataaaaattcgtcgatattttgaattagcTCTGATAAAATGTTTATGTAACCTATAAATCCTACAAGTCCTTATCTTAGaccatatatacgtatgtctAGACtagtatatatagtttaaatcTGTAATTCTATAATCATACCGATGAATCTGGTTGGTAGTTTCTAAAtgaagtattattaattttatttttcttttgttccaatcctttttaatttctcagttatttaatactaaaaatgtagctttaaattatgttcacaaaattttaaagattttaagacataaaaattaattacttactctttataaaaaatataatctgatTCAATTAATCAAGATTGACCAATGTTGTGTatgatagtaaataatatacattcacatcatacaaatattatgtatgtatgtattattatttacgacatttatatcactttttaatattatattattttaaatattatttactatatttatatactatatatatatttatatattattcttatttattgaataataatactatatattgaatattctatattcataattacatatacaatttttattctttcggaACTTTATAATTCTTCAGTTACTGATTGGTTATactaaaattccaattattactattggttaaagatatttgaaagtatatgaaagtttatatagtatataaagtcaaatattacaattattcattaaatttttattttaaaattaaataaagacaaatatacgcaagaaaaataaaggttagtatacatttctttttttttaaataaaatacatattttgttattttttttactatattttcttatattattgatagatatattattagattagattagatatatagattagatatatatatattattgatagataaatgattatatatttctacacATTCATTCAAGATATATGTAGActagtatttatatatctaaatttaaatttgattttaatcgcTATCGTAATCTattcaatagaaaatattatttaaaaaaattatatatagttttatatataaattttaatttaaaatatagtattttattatttctttataataatattttcaaaagttttaaaagttcaATTCTAAAGTGTTCAATTATAGTCAAGTACAATTTCTAAAAGTgttataacgaaatatttctaattgaaATAAGCGTCATAATGTCGAATTCAAGAAAAACTAAAACAAGACGTGATAGTGACTCGAtagatgttaattttaaaagaattaaattatcaaatgaaaataattctgaaatagAGGATAATAAAATTCCCAATGATGCATCACTTGGAAACATATCTGAACAAGTACTATCAGTAGAACGTGATTTAGTCATAGAATTAGGAAAAATTACATTCCATTCGCCAATAGAATATGTTTATAGTCCACTTGAATAtgcatttaatatacatactatgtatgtacaaaaatattgtaatactatcaaaaagatattatttcttgGAATGAATCCCGGTCCTTGGGGTATGTCTCAAACTGGTGTGCCATTTGGTGAGATAAGCATGGTTCGGGATTGGTTAAAAATTTGTGGTCCTGTGGGAAAACCAGTCAAAGAACAACCAAAGAGAAAAGTAACAGGATTTCAATGCAATCGCAGTGAGATCAGTGGGAAAAGATTATGGAGCCTTTTCCAAAAATTGTGTGGAAGTccagaaaaattctttcaacaagcatatatacataattattgtcCTATtgctttaatgaaaaaaaatggctGCAATATTACACCAGCCGAGATAAAGgcagtatttatttttttttaaatataattatatttatataaaaataatatatttttagggaTCAGAGATACAAATATTACATTCTAGTTGTGACAAGgctttattagatataattaaaatcataaaagctGAAATTATAATTGGTATTGGTGGATATGCAGAAAAGCGAGCACAATTTGTAATTCAATCATCAAAATTACCTGTTAAGGTAAtcatgaaaattcaaattaaaatagatttgaaacatatatttttcatatttttatgtttttaggTATTATGTTTACCTCATCCAAGTCCACGtgctgtaaataataaaaattggagtGAAAAAGCAACCAAAAAATTAAGTGAATTTGGATTACTTGAATGTTTTATATCTTAGattcattttacattaaaagtttgagaatatttaataaaaagaaaagaataagaagaataaaaaaatacagaaaattttttgtttgtcaGTATTATACAACTATCAGTTATTcagtacaaattatattaagttaCTATGTGTAAAATCTATgagattgttttaaaaatttgtgataatttatattatcacatGTGAATATGTTtggtaatatttctataaaaatatataaaatttatgttattattattatattcaaaaaaaaaacataatggaTATTTTAAGTTGGATGAATATTGCTTTACAAAAGGCAAATGATTCATTACAAATTGGTGAAGTTCCAGTtggttgtttatttatatataataataaagttattgcTACAGATAACAATACAGTTAATGAAACTCATAATGCAACTCGACATgcagaaataaattgtatagatCAAGTTTTAGaattctgtaaaataaaaaatttaagctataaaaatgttttttataatattaatgttattgttACAGTAGAACCTTGTATAATGTGTACATCTGCATTA
This DNA window, taken from Apis cerana isolate GH-2021 linkage group LG5, AcerK_1.0, whole genome shotgun sequence, encodes the following:
- the LOC107997625 gene encoding single-strand selective monofunctional uracil DNA glycosylase, which gives rise to MSNSRKTKTRRDSDSIDVNFKRIKLSNENNSEIEDNKIPNDASLGNISEQVLSVERDLVIELGKITFHSPIEYVYSPLEYAFNIHTMYVQKYCNTIKKILFLGMNPGPWGMSQTGVPFGEISMVRDWLKICGPVGKPVKEQPKRKVTGFQCNRSEISGKRLWSLFQKLCGSPEKFFQQAYIHNYCPIALMKKNGCNITPAEIKGSEIQILHSSCDKALLDIIKIIKAEIIIGIGGYAEKRAQFVIQSSKLPVKVLCLPHPSPRAVNNKNWSEKATKKLSEFGLLECFIS
- the LOC107997626 gene encoding tRNA-specific adenosine deaminase 2, with the translated sequence MDILSWMNIALQKANDSLQIGEVPVGCLFIYNNKVIATDNNTVNETHNATRHAEINCIDQVLEFCKIKNLSYKNVFYNINVIVTVEPCIMCTSALCQLQVCNIIYGCRNDRFGGCISVFEIPKLYNSRTTIMGGIKGHEAMTLLKEFYKGTNPNVPESKVKKNHKKMLQKN